The sequence below is a genomic window from Thalassobaculum sp. OXR-137.
GCGTTGTAGCCGAAGGTGTTCGACTTCTGCTCGAGCAGCTTGCCGACCACGACGGAGCCGTCGGCACCGGCGTTCTCCGCGATCTGCCGGCACGGGGCCTGCAGGGCGCGGCGCACGATGTCGATGCCCATGCGCTGGTCGTCATTGGCATACTTCAGCTTGTCGAGGGCGCGGGTGCCGTACAGCAGCGCGGTGCCGCCGCCGGCGACGATGCCTTCCTGAACCGCGGCGCGGGTCGCGTGCATCGCGTCGTCGACACGATCCTTGCGCTCCTTCACCTCGATCTCGGTCGCACCGCCGACGCGCAGAACCGCAACGCCGCCGACCAGCTTCGCCAGACGCTCCTGGAGCTTCTCGCGGTCGTAGTCGGACGTGGTCTCCTCGACCTGCGCCTTGATCTGGGTGACGCGGGACTGGATGTCCTTCTTCTTGCCGGCGCCGTCGACGACCGTGGTCTCGTCCTTGGTCAGGGTCACGCTCTTGGCGGTGCCCAGCATCTTGATGTCGACGGTCTCCAGGTTGATCCCGACATCCTCGGACACCACGGTGCCGCCGGTCAGGACGGCGATGTCCTCCAGCATGGCCTTGCGGCGATCGCCGAAGCCCGGCGCCTTCACGGCCGCGACCTTCAGGCCGCCGCGCAGCTTGTTCACCACCAGGGTCGCCAGCGCCTCACCGTCGACATCCTCGGCGATGATCAGCAGCGGGCGGGACGAGCGGGCCACCTGCTCCAGCAGCGGCAACATCGGCTGCAGGCTGGACAGCTTCTTCTCGTGGATGAGGATCAGCGGGTTTTCCAGCTCGCAGACCATCTTGTCGGCATTGGTCACGAAATACGGCGAGAGATAGCCGCGGTCGAACTGCATGCCCTCGACCACGTCGAGTTCGGTGTGCAGGGACTTCGCTTCCTCGACGGTGATCACGCCTTCCTGGCCGACCTTGTCCATCGCCTCGGCCAGCAGCTTGCCCACATCGGCGTCGCCGTTGGCGGAGATCGTGCCGACCTGAGCGACTTCGCTCGACGACTTGATCTTCTTGGAGTTGCTCTCGACGTCCTTGATGACGGCGGCGACGGCGAGGTCGATGCCGCGCTTCAGGTCCATCGGGTTCAGGCCGGCGGCGACGGCGCGCACGCCCTCGCGGACGATGGCCTGGGCCAGCACGGTGGCGGTGGTGGTGCCGTCACCGGCGAGGTCGGAGGTCTTCGAGGCCACTTCGCGCACCATCTGCGCGCCCATGTTCTCGAACTTGTCCTTCAGCTCGATATCCTTGGCGACGGTCACGCCATCCTTGGTGATGCGCGGGGCGCCGAACGACTTGTCCAGCACCACGTTGCGGCCTTTCGGGCCGAGGGTCACCTTGACGGCGTTCGCCAGCGTATCGACGCCCTTGAGCAGGCGGTCGCGGGCATCGACGTTAAACTTGACGTCTTTGGCAGCCATTATGTTTCTCCTTAGATCGTTGCCGGATGGCGGCAGGGTCGGTCGTGGCGGTCAGCGGCCGATCAGCCGACGACACCCATGATGTCCGACTCCTTCATGATCAGCAGGTCCTTGCCGTCGATCTTGACCTCGGTGCCGGACCACTTGCCGTACAGCACGGTGTCGCCCTTCTTCACGTCCAGGGCGACGACCTTGCCGGACTCGTCCCGGGCGCCGGCGCCGACGGCGACGATCTTGCCCTGCATCGGCTTTTCCTTCGCCGTGTCGGGGATGATGATCCCACCGGCAGTCTTGGTGTCGCTCACCAGCGGCTCGACGACAACGCGGTCATGCAGCGGACGGAATTTCATGGGGCTTCCTCCATGGCTCGGCCAAAGAAAACGGCGGGCATTAGCACTCGCCGTGAATGAGTGCCAGGGGTATGGAGGTTTACCCTGTTTCTGTCAACCGGCTGGCCTCAGTTCAGGCGCTGAAACCGCTCTCCGAAGCGCTTTTCGGCCCGTGCGAGGGTGCTCGGGTCCAATCCGACGGTGATCGTCGAGCCGGTGTCGTCGTCGATCCGGTCGATGATGTCGCCATGGCTGTGCAGCCAGGCGGTGATCTCGCCGTCGGCGTAATCGACGTGCAGGGTCACCACCCGGTGGTTGGCCGACAGGAAGCCGTCGATCGCCTTGACCAGATCGGCGATCCCCTCGCCGGTGACCGCCGACACGCAGACCGTGTCGTTGAGCCGGGCGACCTCGTTGCGCAGGGTGATGCGGCGTTCCTCGGGCAGCCGGTCGATCTTGTTCAGCACGTCCAGCATGCGTCCCGGCCGGGTGGTCTCGTCGACCCCCAGATCCTCCAGCACCGCCAGCACGTCGTGCTTCTGGGCCTCGGTGTCCGGGTGCGAGATGTCGCGCACATGCAGCACCAGGTCCGCCTCGGTCACCTCCTCCAGGGTCGCGCGGAAGGCGGCGACCAGATGGGTCGGCAGGTCGGAGATGAAGCCGACCGTGTCGGACACGATCACCGTGCGCCCGCCCGGCAGGTCGATTCGCCGCATGGTCGGGTCGAGGGTGGCGAACAGCAGGTCCTGGGCCATCACCGAGGCGCCGGACAGCTTGTTGAACAGCGTCGACTTGCCGGCGTTGGTGTAGCCGACCAGGGCGACGATCGGGAACGGCACCCGGCGCCGCGCCTCGCGGTGCAGCTCGCGGGTCCGCTTCACCTCCTCCAGCTCGCGCTTGATGCGGGTGATGCGGTCGCCGATCAGACGGCGGTCGAGTTCGAGCTGGCGCTCGCCGGGGCCGCCGAGGAAGCCGGCACCGCCGCGCTGGCGCTCAAGGTGGGTCCAGGACCGCACCAGGCGGGAGCGCTGGAAGGTGAGCGAGGCGAGTTCGACCTGCAGCCGGCCTTCATGGGTGCGCGCCCGGGCGCCGAAGATCTCGAGGATGAGCTGGGTCCGGTCGATGACCTTGACGTTCAGCCCCTTCTCCAGGTTGCGCTGCTGCACCGGGGTGAGCGCGTGGTCGATGACCACGACCTCCACCTCCATCGCCTCGGCCAGCGCCTGGAAGCGCTCGATCTGGCCGCCGCCGAACAACGTGCTCGGGCGCGGCCGGTTGACGGTCAGCACCTCGCTGTGGACGGTCTCCAGGTCGATCGCGGCGGTCAGGCCGACGGCTTCCTCCAGACGTGCCTCCGGGTCGCGGACACCGGGGGTGTCCTCGTCCTTGGACGGCAGACGCGGATGCAGCACGATGGCGCGGATCTTACCCAAGCGGGGCTCCTTTTACGGGGACCCGACACGGTGCGTCCGCCCGGCGACGTGCCTGGGCCAAGACCGGCGATATGCCGGAGCGCATGGGAGTCCCCTCCAGCGCTCCAACATGTGGATGGCCGGGCCCCGGATCAAGTCCGAGCTGTCGGCGGAGGCAGTCTACCCCGAGACGGGGCATGCGGATCAGCTATCGCTGTCCTCGCCCGGCTCGAACAGGCTGACCGGGTGCTGCGGCATGATCGTCGACACCGCGTGCTTGTAGACCAGCTGGGAATGGGCGTCGCGGCGCAGCAGCAGGCAGAAATTGTCGAACCACGTGACAATGCCCTGGAGCTTCACGCCGTTCACGAGGAACACGGTGACGGGCGTCTTGTCCTTACGGATCTTGTTGAGAAAGACATCTTGGACGCTCTGGCTCTTTTCTGCGGCCATGGTTTTTTCCTTCGCTCCTCAATCGGCTCGCGCGCGCGGGTGGTGACACCACCTCTTTCGCAGATGCGAGATCAGATTGAAAGATATACCGCGAAATCGTTGCGACTCAACCGCGTAGCTCGCCAAGAAGCGCATAACAGTCAAAAAGCTGCACCGCGGGCGCACAATCGCTCAGATCCTCGGGGTGCGGATCCTCGGGATGCAGCAGAACCGGGACGCATCCGGCCGCATGAGCGGCCCGCAGATCGACCGCGCTGTCGCCGACGAACCACACGCTCGGCCCCGCCGTCACGCCGGTGCCGTCCAGCGCCATGTGGATCGGATCGGCCGCCGGCTTGTCCTTGGCCGCGTCGTGCGAGCCGAGGATCCGGTGAAAATACCTGTCCCAGCCGAGATGGGCCGTCTCCAGCCGCAGATAGGTGCCGGACTTGTTGCTGACCACGCCCATGGGGATGCCCTCGGCCGCCAGGGCGTCGAGCAGCTCGACAGCTCCCGGCAGAGGCCGCAGGGTCTCCAGGTGAATCGACGCGAAGCTCTCGTAGAACCGCTTGGAGGCGTCCTCCCAGCGCTCGCCGAACAGCTTGGGGAAGCTGTCGCGCATGGAGAGCTTGGCGTTCGCCCGAACCTGCGCCTCGTCCCAGGGGTCAAGGCCGTACTCGCTGAAGGTGGTGGACAGGGCGCGGGTGATGCCGCCCCAATTGTCCACCAGCGTGGAGTCCCAGTCGAACAGCACCGCGTCGGGACGCGGCAGTCGACTCACGCGGTGGCCCCTTCCCCGGCCGCGTACTCCATGTAGCTGTCGCGCAGGCCGCGCGACAGGGTGCCGGCCTTGCCGTTGCCGATCACCACATCGTCGATCTGGGTGACCGGGGTGACGAAGGCGGTGGCCGAGGACGCGAAGGCCTCGCGCGCCTTCTTGGCTTCCTCGACGGAGAACGCCCGCTCCACGTATTTCAGGCCCTGGCGCTCGGCCAGCTTGAGGATCGACAGCCGGGTGATGCCGTTCAGGATGTCGTGGGTCGCCGGCCGGGTCACCAGCTCGCCGTCCTGGGTGACGATCCAGGCGTTGCTCGACGTGCCCTCGGTGACGTTGCCGTCCTCGTCCACCTGCCAGGCCTCGAAGGCGCCGTTCTCGCGAGCCTGCTGCTTGCCCAGAATGTTAGGAAGAAGCGCTACCGACTTGATATCGCAGCGTTCCCAACGAATGTCCCTGATCGTGATGACCTTGACGCCGTTCTCGACCGTCTCCTGGCTCGGCATGGCGATCCGCTTGGCGGTCAGCACGATGCTCGGCTTGGCGTTCTTCGGGAACGGGTGGTCGCGCTTGGCCACGCCGCGGGTCACCTGCATGTAGACCAGCCCGTTGCGGATCCGGTTCAGGCGCACCAGCTCGCGCATGACCGAGCGCAGGGCGCCCCGGCTCATGGGATGGGCGATGCGCAGCTCGTCCAGCGAGCGGTCCAGGCGATCGAGATGCGGCATCTCGTCCACCATCACGCCGTTCTGCACGAGAACCACCTCGTAGACGCCGTCGGCGAACTGGTAGCCCCGGTCCTCGACATGGACCTCGGCATGGGAATGGGGAAGGAAACGGCCGTTCACATAGGCGATCCGGGACATGGGACCTCCGGCTGGGCGAGATGGGAGACAGGAAGGAAGTAAGGGATATCTAGAAGAAATCGAGACGGACGGCGAACAGTTTCTCGACTTTCTTCACCGCTTCATAGGTGGCAAAGACGACCACCCGGTCGCGGGCCTGCACCACCGTGTCGGCGCGCGGCACGATGACCTCCTCGCCGCGCACGATGGCGCCGACGATCACGCCGTTCGGCAGCTTGGCGTCCTTCAGCGGATGGCCGACCAGAACCGAGGTCTCCAGCGCCTCGGCCTCGATCACCTCGCCGAAATCCTCGCGCAGGGAATAGACGCTGCGGATCCGGCCGCGGCGGACGTGCTGCAAGATCGTGGAGACGGTGATGGCCCGCGGGTTCACCACGGCGTCGATGCCGAGCTGGGTGATCAGCGGCGCGTAGGTGGAGGCGTTGATCAGGGCGACGGTCCGCTTGCAGCCCGAGCGCTTGGCCAGCAGCGAGCTCAGGATGTTGACCTCGTCGTCGTTGGAGACGGCGACGAAGGTCTCGGTCTGGGAGATGTTGGCCTCTTCCAGGATCTCCGGGTCGAGCACGTCGCCGTTCAGCACCATGGTGCGCTGGAGCGACTGGGCCACCGAGCGGGCGCGGGCGCGGTTGAACTCGATCACCTTGGCGTTCACGCCGTGATGCTCGCGCTCGATCTCCTCGGCCAGGGTCAGGCCGATATTGCCGCCGCCGGCGATGATGACGCTGCGCGCCTCCGGCTCCTCGTGGCCGAAGCTGGCGAGCGCCCGGGAAAGGTGACGGCTGTCGCAGACGAAATAGACCTCGTCCCCCGGCAGCATCTGGTCCTCGGCCTTCGGCACGATCGCCTTGCCCTCGCGCAGGATGCCGACGATGACCACGGCGAGATCGGTGAACAGCGAGGTGAGCTGGCGCAGGGGTGTGTGGATGATCGGCGTGGTCTCGTCGCAGCGCACGCCGACCACCCGGACCTTGCCGTCGGCCATGGGGACCACGTCGAGCGCACCCGGCACCTGCAGGCGGCGGCCGATGGCGCGGGCCACCTCGCGCTCCGGCGAGATGATCACGTCGATCGGCATGTGCTCGCGCGAGAACAGATCGGCCCAGATCGGCAGCAGATAGTCCTGGTTGCGCACGCGGGCGATCTTGGTCGGCACGTTGAAGATCGAATGGCCGACCTGGCAGGCGACCATGTTGACCTCGTCGCTGTAGGTCACCGCGATCAGCATGTCGGCATCGCGCAGTCCGGCCTGCTCCAGCACGCTGGGATAGGAGGCGAAGCCGGCGATGGCGCGCACGTCGAGGGTGTCGCTGAGCTTCTGGATCAGCTCCGGCGACTGGTCGATCACGGTGACGTCGTTGTTCTCGCCGGCAAGGTGACGGGCGATGCTGGTGCCGACCTGACCGGCCCCGCAGATGACGACTTTCATCGAGCGATGACTTTCATGAGGAGGTCAGCCGGACTGACGGACGGGCTTTTCCGCCTGCTGCAGACCGAGTGACTTGAGCTTGCGGTGCAGAGCCGACCGCTCCATCCCGACGAAGGAGGCCGTGCGCGAGATGTTGCCGCCGAAGCGGTTCACCTGGGCCAGCAGATACTCGCGCTCAAAGGTCTCGCGGGCATCGCGCAGGCTGAGGCCCATGATCTCACTGCCCTTCTCCCAGCGCAGCGCCGCCGGCGTGGCGGAGCCAATCTCCGGCGGAAGCTGGTCGGCGCGGATCGGCTCGCGGGCGCCGCCGCCGGCCATGATCAGCATCCAGTCGACCACGTTGCGGAGCTGGCGCACGTTGCCCGGCCATTCGTAGGCCTGCAATGCCGCGACCGCGTCCTCGCCCAGCGGGCGGGCGGCCATGCCGCTGGCCTCGGCCGAGAGGACGACGAAATGCCGGGCGAGCATCGGCACGTCCTCGCGCCGCTCGCGCAGGGGCGGCACGCGGATCGGCACCACGTTCAGCCGGTAGAACAGGTCCTCGCGGAACCGGCCGGCGCTCATCTCCTGCTGAAGGTCGCGGTTGGTCGCGGCGATCACCCGCACGTCGACCTCGACCTCGGTGTCGCCGCCGACCCGGCGGAACGACTGTTCCTGGAGCACCCGCAGGATCTTGCCCTGGGTCTCCAACGGCATGTCGGCCACCTCGTCCAGCAGCAGCGTGCCCTTATGGGCCAGTTCCAGGGTGCCGATGGTGCGCGGCTCCGCCCCGCCCGGCTCGGTGCCGAACAGTTCCGTCTCCAGGCGGTCGGGGGTCAGCGTGGCGCAGTTCAGCACCACGAAGGGGCCGGTGGCGCGGCGCGAGCGCTCGTGGATGCGGCGGGCGACGATCTCCTTGCCGACACCGGCCGGGCCGGTGATCAGCACCCGGCTGCCGGTCGGGGCCACCTTCTCGATGGAGGCACGCACGGTGTTGATGCCGTTGGAGATGCCGACCAGGTCGCTGGCGGTGCCGCTGCGTTTCTTCAGGTCGTCGTTCTCGCGCCGCAGCCGGGCGGCCTCGATCGCGCGCTGCACCATGAACAGCAGCCGGTCCGCCTTGAACGGCTTCTCGATGAAGTCGTAGGCGCCCTTCTTGATGGCGGTGACCGCGGTCTCGATGGTGCCGTGGCCGCTGATCATGATCACCGGCAGGCCGGGATGGTCGCGCTGGATGGCGCTGAGAATGCCGAGCCCGTCGAGCTCGCTGTTCTGCAGCCAGATGTCGAGGATCACCAGGGAGGGCATGCGCCGGCGGATGACGTCGAGCGCTTCCGTCGAATTCGCCGCCTGGCGGGACTCGTAACCCTCGTCCTCGAGGATATCGCCGATCAGCATCCGGATATCGGCTTCGTCGTCGACGATCAGGATATCATTGGCCATGGTATGCCAGAGCCGGGTTTGTTTCGTTCAGGACCGTGGGCGGCGCCGAGAATACCAGACTAACCGCTGCGCCGCCTTCGGGTCGGTCGCGGAGTTCTATCGATCCGCCGTGATCTTCCATGATTTTCTTCACGATGGCCAGTCCAAGGCCCGTTCCCTTCTCGCGCGTGGTGACATAAGGCTCGGTCAGCCTGTCTCGCTCAGTGTCCGGCAAACCGCGGCCATTATCTGCGACAGTTGTCACAATCGCATCACCTCGTGGCTCGATTGTGACGAGGATGCTGCCCGGTGCCGCACCCTCGCCTTCCGCCTGCTGGCGCCCCTCGATGGCGTCCACCGCGTTCTGCAGAAGATTGGTCAGAGCCTGGCGGATCTGGCGCGAATCGCAGCGCAGGATCACCGGCCGGTCGCCGGTCTCGACGGTGACCTTCACCCCGGCCCGCGCCCCGCGCTGCAGGTCGGTCGCGGCGGTCACGATGTCGCGCAGGTCCTCGTCGCGCATCACCGGCGTCGGCATGCGGGCGAAGGAAGAGAACTCGTCCACCATACGGCCGATATCGCCGACCTGGCGCACGATGGTGTCGATCATCCGCGCGAAGGTCTCCGGATCGGACTCGATCTCCTTCAGGTATTTGCGGCGCAGGCGCTCGGCGGAGAGCTGAATCGGCGTGAGCGGGTTCTTGATCTCGTGGGCGATGCGCCGGGCGACATCGGCCCAGGCGGCCTTGCGCTGGGCCGACAGCAGCTCGGTCACATCGTCGAAGGTCAGCACGTAGCCGGAGATCACCCCGTCGGAGATCTCCGCGGTGACGCGGGCGTGGAAGATCCGGTGGTCGCCGTTCTCCAGGGTCATGGCGACCTGGTCGGTGGCCTCGCGCCACGGGCGCTGGGCCACCTCGGCGATCAGCGGATCGAATTCCGGCAGGGTCTCCGCGAAGGTGCTGCCGAGCCGCGTCTCCAGGTCGATGCCGAGCAGCCGGCTCGCCGCCCGGTTCGGCAGGTTGATCCGGCCGTCGTCGTCCAGGCCGACCACGCCGGAGGACACCCCGCCGAGCACCGCCTCGGTGAAGCGCCGGCGCTCGTCGAGCTGGGTGTTGGCGTCGACCAGTTCTTCATGTTGCGACTCAAGTTGAGCCGTCATCCTGTTGAACGCGCGCGTCAAACTGGCGATCTCGTCCAACCCGACACCGAGGGGCACCCGCACCGACAGGTCGCCGTGGCGCACCCGTTCCGCGCCGTCGATGAGCGAACTGACGGGGCGCACCAGCCGGTCGGCCAGCAACAGGCCGACCCAGATGGCGGCCAGCAGGATCAGCAGCGCCACCAGGGCGAAGACGATGGCGAAAGTGAGCTGGAAGTCCTGCCGCCTGCCCTCCAGCGCCTCGTATTGCGACACGGCGAGCTGGGTATCCTCGACCCGGGCGAGCAGGGCCGGATCGACGAAGCGGCCGACGAACAGGAAGGTGTCGACGATCTGGTTCAGGGCGACCAGCGCGCGCATCCGGTCGTCGTCCTCGGAGGTGATGATGACGACCTCGCCGCGCCGAGCGCGCTCCAGGTCGCTCTCCGGCACCGGCTCGAAATCGAAGGCGAAGGACAGGCCGGTTCGGGCATAGACCCGGCCGGCGCCGTCGAACACCACCGCCTCGGTCAGGTTGCGGACCGCCGCCTGGGCGGTGATGACCTGCTCGAACCGCCGGCTGTCGGACAGCAGGAACGGCGCTTCCCGGTTCAGGTCGTTGGCCATGGCCAGCACGTCGCCGCGGATGGTCTGGCGGTGCTCCTCCAGATAGGCCTCGGCCACCGCCGCCGACTGGGTGACGGCGGTCGATACCCGCTCGCTGAACCAGCCGCGCACCCCGAGATCGAAGAACACGGCGGAGAAGACCGAGACGATCAGCGTCGGCGTGACCGCGATCAGCGCGAACAGCAGCGCCAGCCGCAGATGCAGGCGCGCGCCGGCCAGCCCGCGCCGCCGCTCGACCCAGATGCGGATGAGCTGGCGCACCACGAGGGCGCCCAGGCCGAGCAGGAAGGCGATGTTCAGGTAGACGCAGAGCAGGACCAGGTCCGGCGCCGGCCCTTCCGGACCCGAGCGGGTGATGACGATGGCCGTGGCCGCACCGGACAGGATCGCCAGCACGCTGAAGGCGACCGCCAGCTTGCGTTCCAGGGCCACGCGGCGGGCCCATCGACGCAGCGCGTGCCACAGGGTCAGGCGCGGCGGTTCCGGCTGCCCCTCGGTGAAGGGGGCCTCGGTAAACGGGGATGTGCTGCTCATTATGCCGTCGCGGTGGTCCCACCGATCGTCGCGGGCCGGCACCGGCCGGCAGCGATCAAGGCTCGGATCGTACGCTCCGGATTACCGGAATGTCCAACTCCCGGATCTTTTTCCGCAGGGTATTGCGGTTCAGCCCGAGCAGCTCGGCAGCGCGAATCTGATTGCCGCGGGTCGCCCTCAGGCTCAGCGAGATCAGCGGCCGCTCCACCTCGCGCAGCACCCGCTCGTGCAGACCGGAGGCCGGCAGCTCGTCCTTATGGGCGTTGAAATAGGCCGACAGGTGCCGCTCGACCGCACCGGACAGGTTCTCGTCATCGACCGCCGGCACCGTCCCGTCGCCGTCGACCATCGGCGGCTCGGCCAGTTCGGCATCGATCGCCTCGGCGCCGATGGTCTCCTCCACGTAGAGGGCGGCGAGGCGCCGGCAGAGGTTTTCCAGCTCGCGCACGTTGCCCGGCCAGGAATAGGCCTGCAGCCGGGTGATCGCGCCGGCATCCAGATGCTTGCTCGGCAGTCCCTCCGCCGGCATCTGCGCCAGGAAATGGCGGGCCAGATCGGGCACGTCCTCGCGCCGCTCGCGCAGGGCCGGCAGGCGGATCGGCACCACGTTCAGGCGGTAGAACAGATCCTCGCGGAACAGACCCTGGCGGATGAGCTGGCGCAGGTCGCGGTGGGTGGCGGCGACGATCCGGACATTGGCCTGGATCGGCGTGCGCCCGCCGACGGTGGTGTATTCGCCCTCCTGCAGGACCCGCAGCAGCCGGGTCTGCGCCTCCAGCGGCATGTCGCCGATCTCGTCCAGGAACAGGGTGCCGCCCTGGGCCTGCTCGAACCGGCCGGTGGCGCGCACGGTGGCGCCGGTGAAGGCGCCCTTCTCGTGGCCGAACAGCTCCGACTCGATGAGCTCGCGCGGGATGGCGGCCATGTTGATGGCCACGAACGGACCTCCCGCGCGCTTGCCGTAATCGTGCAGGGCGCGGGCGACCAGCTCCTTGCCGGTGCCGCTCTCGCCGGTGATCATCACCGTCAGGTCGGTGCCCATCAGCCGGGCCAGGACCCGGTAGATCTCCTGCATGGCGGGCGAGCGGCCGATCAGCGGCAGGGTGTCCTCGCTGCGGCCGGCGACCTCGCGGACCTCGCCTTCCTGCTCCTTCACGCCGGGGGCCGGGGCGGCCAGCGCCTTGCCGACGGTGGCGACCAGCTCGTTGAGGTCGAAGGGCTTGGGCAGATACTCGAAGGCGCCGCGCTCGCTCGCCTTGACCGCCGTGAGCAGGGTGTTCTGGGCGCTCATGACGATGACCCGCAGATCCGGCCGGATCTTGCGGATGCGCGGCAGCAGGTCCAGGCCGTTATCGTCCGGCATGACCACGTCGGTGATCACCAGATCGCCTTCCCCGTCCTCGATCCAGCGCCACAGCCCGGCGGCGGTGCCGGTGCTGCGCACCGAATGCCCCAGCCGTGTCAGGGCATGACCGAGCACCGTACGGATCGCCCGGTCGTCGTCGGCGATCAGGATGGAAGCCGCCCGTTGGCTCATATGTTGGTGCTCCCACCGGTTTCGGTTCCCGGAACGCCCTGCTGATCGCGCCGGCGGCGCACGCGGCGCGGCTTGGGCGCATCGACGATCGGCAGGGTGAGGCGCAGGATCGTGCGGCGCGGCACCGAATCCACCTCGATCACGCCCCCATGGTCGGCCACCGCCTTGGCGACGAAGGCGAGGCCCAGGCCGGATCCGTTGGTCTTGGTCGTCACGAAGGGCTCGAACAGGTTGGCCTGAAGCTCCTCGGGAATGCCGGGGCCGTTGTCCTGCACGGTGACCTGCAGCGGCAGATGCACCCGCTCGCGCGAGCCGGCGACGGCCACCCGCATGCCGTGGCGGTAGCTGGTGGTCAGGGTGATCTCGCCCCCCTCCTCCGGCACCGCCTCGCTGGCGTTCTTGATCAGGTTGAGAAAGACCTGAACCAGCAGGTCGTGATTGCCGAGCACCGCCGGCAGCGACGGGTCATAGCGCTCGATGAAGGTCGCCTTGCGGCCGAAGCCGTTCTGGGCGACCCGGCGGCAGCGCTCCAGCACCTCGTGGATGTTGACGGCGGTGCGCTCGATCGGGCGTTCGTCGCTGAACACCTCCATGCGGTCGACCAGGGCGCAGATCCGGTCCGTCTCGTCGCAGATCAGCCGGGTGAGGATCTGCTCGTCCCCGTGCACCGACTGTTCGAGAAGCTGGGCCGCCCCGCGGATGCCGGACAGCGGGTTCTTCACCTCATGGGCGAGCATGGACGCCATGGCGCTGACCGACCGGGCGGCGCCGCGGTAGGAGAGCTGGCGGTGCATCTTCGACGCGATGGTGCGTTCCTGGAGGTTCACCGCGACCGCACCCGCTACTTCGGGGATCGGCGCGATCTGCACGTTCACCACGATCTGACCGATGCGCGGGGACTCGATCTCCAGGTCGTAGTCGCTCAGCCCCGACTGGGACGTGCGGGACTGGGCGATCATGCCGAGCAGCGGGCTGTCCTGGGGCACCCAGTCGGTCAGGCTGCGCCCGGCGGCGGCGGCCACGCTGGAGGCCAGAAGGTTCTCGGCGGCGATGTTCAGGGACAGCACGCAATTGTCGCCGTCGAGGACGATCACCGCCCAGGGCAGAGCGTTCAGTACCGTGTTGCCGTCCATGTAGGACGGGACACGATCCGGTCCCACCGTCGCCACTGCCGTCATGCAGCGATCCTCCCGCCGTTGTCGTCGTTTCCGGTAGCGCCGGCGTCGAGCTCGGCGAAGTAGCGGTCGATCTCCGCGAAGACGACCGCCGGGTCCGTGGTGTTGTTGACCCGCTGGCGGAACCCGGCGGAGCCCGCCAGGCCGTCTGTGTACCAGCCGATATGCTTGCGCGCGTTGCGGATGCCCGACTGCACGCCGTAATGGCTCAGCATCGCGTCCAGATGTTCGGCGAGGATCGCGCGGCGCTCCTGCACGTCCGGATCGGCGCGCGGCGTCTCGCCCGCCAAGGCGGCGGCCACCTGCGCCGGGAACCAGGGCCGGCCGTAGCAGCCGCGCCCGATCATCACGCCGTCGGCGCCGGATTCCTCCAGGCAGGCCCTGGCCGTCTCGATGGAGGTCACGTCGCCGTTGGCCACCACCGGAAGCGAAACGGTTTCGACGACCGCGCGGATGCCGGACCAGTCGGCGGTGCCGGTATACATTTGGCAGCGGGTGCGGCCGTGCACCGTGATCAGCCGGATGCCGGCGGCCTCGGCGATGCGGGCCA
It includes:
- a CDS encoding HAD family hydrolase gives rise to the protein MSRLPRPDAVLFDWDSTLVDNWGGITRALSTTFSEYGLDPWDEAQVRANAKLSMRDSFPKLFGERWEDASKRFYESFASIHLETLRPLPGAVELLDALAAEGIPMGVVSNKSGTYLRLETAHLGWDRYFHRILGSHDAAKDKPAADPIHMALDGTGVTAGPSVWFVGDSAVDLRAAHAAGCVPVLLHPEDPHPEDLSDCAPAVQLFDCYALLGELRG
- the dat gene encoding D-amino-acid transaminase, which encodes MSRIAYVNGRFLPHSHAEVHVEDRGYQFADGVYEVVLVQNGVMVDEMPHLDRLDRSLDELRIAHPMSRGALRSVMRELVRLNRIRNGLVYMQVTRGVAKRDHPFPKNAKPSIVLTAKRIAMPSQETVENGVKVITIRDIRWERCDIKSVALLPNILGKQQARENGAFEAWQVDEDGNVTEGTSSNAWIVTQDGELVTRPATHDILNGITRLSILKLAERQGLKYVERAFSVEEAKKAREAFASSATAFVTPVTQIDDVVIGNGKAGTLSRGLRDSYMEYAAGEGATA
- the groL gene encoding chaperonin GroEL (60 kDa chaperone family; promotes refolding of misfolded polypeptides especially under stressful conditions; forms two stacked rings of heptamers to form a barrel-shaped 14mer; ends can be capped by GroES; misfolded proteins enter the barrel where they are refolded when GroES binds), translated to MAAKDVKFNVDARDRLLKGVDTLANAVKVTLGPKGRNVVLDKSFGAPRITKDGVTVAKDIELKDKFENMGAQMVREVASKTSDLAGDGTTTATVLAQAIVREGVRAVAAGLNPMDLKRGIDLAVAAVIKDVESNSKKIKSSSEVAQVGTISANGDADVGKLLAEAMDKVGQEGVITVEEAKSLHTELDVVEGMQFDRGYLSPYFVTNADKMVCELENPLILIHEKKLSSLQPMLPLLEQVARSSRPLLIIAEDVDGEALATLVVNKLRGGLKVAAVKAPGFGDRRKAMLEDIAVLTGGTVVSEDVGINLETVDIKMLGTAKSVTLTKDETTVVDGAGKKKDIQSRVTQIKAQVEETTSDYDREKLQERLAKLVGGVAVLRVGGATEIEVKERKDRVDDAMHATRAAVQEGIVAGGGTALLYGTRALDKLKYANDDQRMGIDIVRRALQAPCRQIAENAGADGSVVVGKLLEQKSNTFGYNAATDTYEDLIKAGVIDPTKVVRTALQDAASIAGLLITTEAMVAEKPDTSGGGMPDMGGMGGMGGMGGMGGMDF
- the hflX gene encoding GTPase HflX, giving the protein MRAIVLHPRLPSKDEDTPGVRDPEARLEEAVGLTAAIDLETVHSEVLTVNRPRPSTLFGGGQIERFQALAEAMEVEVVVIDHALTPVQQRNLEKGLNVKVIDRTQLILEIFGARARTHEGRLQVELASLTFQRSRLVRSWTHLERQRGGAGFLGGPGERQLELDRRLIGDRITRIKRELEEVKRTRELHREARRRVPFPIVALVGYTNAGKSTLFNKLSGASVMAQDLLFATLDPTMRRIDLPGGRTVIVSDTVGFISDLPTHLVAAFRATLEEVTEADLVLHVRDISHPDTEAQKHDVLAVLEDLGVDETTRPGRMLDVLNKIDRLPEERRITLRNEVARLNDTVCVSAVTGEGIADLVKAIDGFLSANHRVVTLHVDYADGEITAWLHSHGDIIDRIDDDTGSTITVGLDPSTLARAEKRFGERFQRLN
- a CDS encoding co-chaperone GroES, which encodes MKFRPLHDRVVVEPLVSDTKTAGGIIIPDTAKEKPMQGKIVAVGAGARDESGKVVALDVKKGDTVLYGKWSGTEVKIDGKDLLIMKESDIMGVVG
- the hfq gene encoding RNA chaperone Hfq; this translates as MAAEKSQSVQDVFLNKIRKDKTPVTVFLVNGVKLQGIVTWFDNFCLLLRRDAHSQLVYKHAVSTIMPQHPVSLFEPGEDSDS